The proteins below come from a single Rhizobium sp. BT04 genomic window:
- a CDS encoding response regulator transcription factor, producing the protein MGPIIHIVDDDQSFRTAIGRMIEASGFRVALYESGEQFLAHLPNAGPGCILLDLQLPGLSGSDLQSRLAETVPLLPIIYLTGEGDIQASVRAIKAGAEDFLEKPASGKTVVEAIDRALLQYERRRMAYDRIHTFETLLANLTPREAQVFDLIVRGKLNKQIAYALGTSERTVKAHRHCVMEKLGARSLAEAVSIAERMGRLEPASNPPRHV; encoded by the coding sequence ATGGGTCCTATCATTCACATCGTCGATGACGACCAGTCATTCCGAACCGCGATCGGGCGAATGATCGAGGCGTCCGGATTCCGGGTGGCGCTCTATGAATCAGGCGAACAGTTTCTCGCGCATCTGCCGAATGCCGGGCCAGGCTGCATCCTTCTCGATCTCCAATTGCCTGGTCTGAGCGGATCTGACCTGCAGAGCCGTCTTGCGGAGACTGTCCCGCTGCTGCCGATCATCTACCTGACGGGCGAAGGCGACATTCAAGCCAGCGTCCGGGCAATCAAGGCGGGTGCGGAAGACTTCCTGGAGAAGCCGGCATCGGGCAAGACCGTAGTGGAGGCGATCGACCGAGCGCTGCTCCAGTACGAAAGACGACGTATGGCATATGATCGCATCCATACATTCGAGACTCTCCTGGCAAACCTGACACCGCGCGAAGCGCAGGTTTTCGATTTGATTGTTCGCGGTAAGCTCAACAAGCAAATCGCCTACGCCCTCGGAACGTCCGAGAGAACGGTCAAGGCCCACCGCCACTGCGTCATGGAAAAGCTCGGGGCGCGTTCGCTTGCCGAGGCGGTGTCAATCGCCGAAAGAATGGGACGTCTCGAACCCGCGTCAAACCCACCGCGTCACGTCTGA
- a CDS encoding HAD family phosphatase produces the protein MFETYDFLSLARSAALGVAAVVLVAAPALCQTDPLPSWNGTAPKAAIVGFVEKVSKAGSPDFVPEPERIAVFDNDGTLWVEHPMYIQLAFALDRVKTLAPAHPEWKDVQPFKAVLEGDMKTLAASGEKGLLELIMVTHAGMTNDDFQKVVTDWLSTARDPRFKRPYTELVYQPMVELLAYLRANGFKTFIVSGGGVEFMRPWAEKIYGVPPEQVVGSSIKTEFKMQDDTPTLHRLPEVNFIDDKAGKPVAINQQIGRRPIAAFGNSDGDLEMLQWTTMAGAPARLGMLVHHTDAEREYAYDRKTEFGRLDKALDAAAITGWTVIDMKADWKQIFHVHME, from the coding sequence ATGTTCGAGACCTATGATTTCCTGAGTCTGGCGCGTAGCGCGGCGTTGGGCGTCGCAGCCGTCGTTCTCGTCGCTGCGCCGGCGCTGTGCCAGACCGATCCTCTGCCGTCTTGGAACGGCACCGCTCCGAAAGCGGCCATCGTCGGCTTCGTCGAGAAGGTGAGCAAGGCGGGTTCGCCCGACTTCGTGCCGGAACCGGAACGCATCGCCGTGTTCGACAATGACGGCACGCTATGGGTCGAGCATCCGATGTACATCCAGCTTGCCTTCGCCTTGGACCGCGTGAAGACGCTCGCTCCGGCGCATCCGGAATGGAAAGATGTACAGCCATTCAAGGCGGTGCTCGAAGGCGACATGAAGACGCTGGCCGCATCTGGCGAAAAAGGCCTTCTCGAGCTCATCATGGTCACCCATGCGGGAATGACCAACGACGATTTCCAGAAGGTCGTGACCGACTGGCTTTCCACGGCACGCGATCCCCGATTCAAGCGCCCCTACACCGAACTCGTCTATCAGCCGATGGTCGAGCTTCTGGCCTACCTGCGCGCCAACGGCTTTAAAACATTCATCGTGTCGGGTGGTGGCGTGGAGTTCATGCGGCCATGGGCGGAAAAGATCTACGGTGTCCCGCCGGAGCAGGTTGTCGGCTCCTCGATCAAGACCGAGTTCAAGATGCAGGACGACACTCCGACCTTGCACCGTCTGCCAGAGGTCAACTTCATCGACGACAAGGCCGGAAAGCCGGTCGCGATCAACCAACAGATCGGCCGTCGCCCGATTGCGGCCTTCGGCAATTCCGACGGCGACCTGGAAATGCTGCAGTGGACGACGATGGCGGGTGCGCCGGCGCGCCTGGGCATGCTTGTTCACCACACGGACGCGGAGCGCGAATACGCGTACGACCGCAAGACCGAATTCGGCCGCCTCGACAAGGCTCTCGATGCAGCCGCGATCACCGGCTGGACCGTCATCGACATGAAAGCCGACTGGAAGCAGATCTTCCACGTCCACATGGAGTGA
- a CDS encoding response regulator transcription factor, protein MRRSVRRLLNAYGFLTEEYSSAEAFLSRDAASKVECLVLDIDLGGMSGIELQRRLRDSGSKLPVIFITALEESAVEADAVQAGCIAYLHKPFPGALLINAVNKALAASTSD, encoded by the coding sequence ATGCGCAGGAGCGTCCGGAGGTTGCTGAATGCCTATGGCTTTTTGACCGAGGAATATTCGTCCGCCGAGGCATTTCTGAGCCGCGACGCCGCGAGCAAGGTTGAATGCCTCGTGCTGGATATTGATCTCGGCGGTATGTCCGGGATAGAGCTGCAGCGACGATTGAGGGATTCCGGTTCCAAGCTTCCGGTAATTTTCATCACGGCTCTCGAAGAGAGTGCAGTGGAAGCAGACGCGGTGCAAGCGGGATGCATCGCCTATCTGCATAAGCCGTTTCCAGGTGCCTTGCTGATCAACGCCGTTAACAAGGCACTGGCGGCTTCCACGTCCGATTGA
- a CDS encoding arylsulfatase, whose amino-acid sequence MHRMILSYGFGALTATAALYSAFTPVQAQEAQKKPNILFIVSDDTGYGDLGPYGGGEGRGMPTPNIDALADEGMTFFSFYAQPSCTPGRAAMQTGRIPNRSGMTTVAFQGQGGGLPAAEWTLASVLKRGGYQTYFTGKWHLGEADYALPIAQGYDEMKYVGLYHLNAYTYADPTWFPDMDPELRAMFQKVTKGSLSGKAGGEVKEDFKINGQYVNTPVIDGKEGVVGIPFFDGYVEKAAIEFLDTASKKPDQPFFINVNFMKVHQPNMPAPEFEHKSLSKSKYADSIVELDTHIGRIMDKLRETGMDRNTLVFYTTDNGAWQDVYPDAGYTPFRGTKGTLREGGNRVPAIAVWPGKIKPDTKNHDIVGGLDLMATFASVGSVPLPDKDREDKPIIFDSYDMSPILLGTGKSARKSWFYFTENELSPGAIRVNNYKFAFNIRGDDGASTGGLAVDSNLGWKGAEKYVATVPQVFDLWQDPQERYDIFMNNFTERTWMGVIMGEELKKIMATYVQYPPRKQQSLTYTGPITLSNYERFQWVREQLGKEGVAISLPTGN is encoded by the coding sequence ATGCATCGCATGATCCTCAGCTACGGCTTTGGTGCCTTGACTGCTACGGCCGCTCTCTACAGCGCATTCACCCCAGTGCAGGCTCAAGAGGCACAGAAAAAGCCCAACATCCTGTTCATCGTGTCCGACGACACCGGCTACGGCGATCTTGGCCCGTATGGCGGCGGCGAAGGACGGGGAATGCCGACCCCGAACATCGACGCGCTTGCCGACGAAGGAATGACCTTCTTTTCGTTCTATGCGCAGCCGAGCTGCACGCCTGGCCGTGCTGCCATGCAGACCGGACGCATTCCGAACAGAAGCGGCATGACCACGGTGGCCTTCCAAGGCCAGGGTGGTGGTCTCCCCGCCGCCGAATGGACGCTAGCCTCGGTACTGAAGCGCGGCGGATATCAGACCTACTTCACGGGAAAGTGGCATCTCGGGGAAGCGGATTATGCGCTACCGATCGCCCAGGGCTACGATGAGATGAAATATGTCGGCCTCTATCATCTCAACGCCTACACCTATGCCGATCCGACGTGGTTTCCGGACATGGATCCGGAACTGCGGGCTATGTTCCAGAAGGTTACGAAGGGCTCCCTCTCCGGCAAGGCCGGTGGCGAGGTCAAGGAGGACTTCAAGATCAACGGTCAGTACGTCAACACACCGGTAATCGACGGCAAGGAAGGTGTAGTCGGCATTCCGTTCTTCGATGGTTACGTCGAGAAGGCGGCGATCGAATTTCTCGACACGGCTTCGAAAAAGCCAGACCAGCCGTTCTTCATCAACGTCAACTTCATGAAGGTGCACCAGCCTAACATGCCAGCACCGGAATTCGAGCATAAGTCGCTCTCGAAGTCGAAATATGCAGACTCGATCGTCGAGCTTGACACGCACATCGGCAGGATCATGGACAAGCTGCGTGAAACTGGCATGGACCGAAACACGCTGGTTTTCTACACGACCGACAACGGAGCCTGGCAGGACGTTTATCCCGATGCCGGATACACCCCGTTTCGCGGCACCAAGGGCACCTTGCGCGAGGGCGGCAATCGCGTTCCCGCAATCGCAGTGTGGCCTGGCAAGATCAAACCTGACACCAAGAACCACGACATCGTTGGCGGTCTCGATCTGATGGCTACCTTCGCCTCGGTCGGCAGCGTACCCTTGCCGGACAAGGACCGCGAAGACAAGCCGATCATCTTCGACAGCTATGACATGTCGCCGATCCTGCTCGGCACGGGCAAGTCGGCACGCAAATCATGGTTCTACTTTACCGAAAACGAGCTCTCGCCGGGGGCGATCCGTGTCAACAATTACAAGTTCGCGTTCAATATCCGTGGCGATGACGGAGCCTCGACCGGTGGGCTCGCCGTCGATTCCAACCTCGGCTGGAAGGGCGCGGAGAAATATGTCGCCACCGTACCCCAGGTGTTCGATTTGTGGCAGGACCCGCAGGAACGCTACGACATTTTCATGAACAACTTTACCGAGCGGACCTGGATGGGCGTGATCATGGGGGAGGAACTGAAGAAGATCATGGCCACGTACGTACAGTATCCGCCACGCAAACAGCAGAGCCTGACCTATACTGGCCCGATCACGCTATCGAACTATGAGCGGTTCCAGTGGGTGCGCGAGCAGCTTGGGAAGGAAGGCGTCGCCATTTCTTTGCCGACCGGCAACTAG
- a CDS encoding sensor histidine kinase — MEIVGRVPRILILYPYDERIAATTAAGEAVRTRLLEATTGKIDIFSEFLDLSRFPEETHVAGMARYLTDKYADRRPDVVIALGEESASFIVPNRETIAPGARIVVTGFSSSTARAMRLPSDVVGAFNEYDITKTLEMARSLQPKARHLFIIGGSADFDRAWLATARDDLRDLAKDYETTYLEDLTIDEFVERAAHLPPDSIVLALTIFRDHTGRNFIPREAIKQISATASAPVYGPYPTYIDYGIVGGNMVTFESLGLTVADLAVDAIAGKPIASVDVPQTYIADARQLERWGLSEDKLPPGTIQWFREKTLWEEHWVVILAIITVIAAQGVVIAGLLAERRRRRAAELESRVRLLELVHLNQSATAGALTASIAHELNQPLGAIRSNAEAAELLLRGERPDLKLIQQIVADILDDDQRAGDIILRLRGLLKKRSEIDWQEFDLNEVIHSAIRILHPEAERRNILVSSSGPTEELHVRADKVHIQQVILNLATNAMDAMLDVAATERRLVVQTRLTQESKVELSISDTGRGIPSEKLVGVFEAFYTTKPTGTGLGLPIARMIVEAYAGKIWADNNPEGGAVFRFVLPLARSR; from the coding sequence ATGGAGATCGTTGGCCGGGTTCCGCGCATACTCATCCTTTATCCCTATGACGAAAGGATCGCGGCAACGACTGCTGCGGGAGAGGCTGTGAGAACCCGGCTGCTGGAAGCCACCACAGGCAAGATCGATATTTTTTCGGAGTTTCTCGACCTTTCGAGATTTCCGGAAGAGACCCACGTCGCTGGGATGGCACGCTATCTCACCGATAAATATGCCGATCGCCGCCCGGATGTGGTGATTGCGCTTGGCGAGGAATCGGCAAGCTTCATCGTCCCCAACCGCGAGACCATCGCCCCCGGCGCGCGCATAGTTGTCACCGGATTCAGCAGCTCCACCGCTCGGGCGATGCGCTTGCCGAGCGATGTGGTCGGGGCCTTCAACGAGTATGACATCACAAAGACGCTTGAGATGGCTCGCAGTCTTCAGCCGAAGGCACGGCATCTTTTCATCATCGGGGGATCGGCAGACTTCGACCGTGCGTGGCTCGCAACGGCTCGTGACGATCTTAGGGATTTGGCCAAGGACTATGAAACCACCTACCTGGAGGATTTGACGATCGACGAATTCGTCGAGCGTGCCGCTCACCTTCCGCCCGACAGCATCGTCCTGGCCCTGACGATCTTTAGAGATCACACCGGCCGCAATTTTATTCCGCGCGAAGCCATCAAACAGATATCGGCAACTGCCAGCGCACCAGTCTACGGTCCTTATCCCACTTACATCGACTACGGCATCGTCGGAGGCAACATGGTCACGTTCGAGTCGCTGGGCTTGACGGTGGCCGACCTTGCCGTCGATGCGATTGCCGGTAAGCCGATTGCCAGTGTCGATGTACCGCAGACTTATATTGCAGATGCGAGGCAGCTCGAGCGCTGGGGGTTGTCGGAGGACAAACTTCCGCCCGGAACGATCCAGTGGTTCAGGGAAAAAACACTCTGGGAGGAGCACTGGGTGGTGATCCTCGCCATAATCACCGTCATCGCCGCGCAAGGCGTCGTCATTGCCGGCCTGCTTGCCGAACGCCGTCGCCGCCGTGCTGCGGAACTGGAATCGCGTGTTCGTCTCCTCGAACTGGTGCATCTCAACCAGTCCGCGACGGCGGGCGCGTTGACAGCGTCCATTGCACATGAACTCAACCAGCCACTCGGCGCGATCCGCAGCAACGCCGAGGCGGCAGAGCTCCTACTCCGGGGCGAGAGGCCCGATCTCAAACTCATTCAACAGATTGTCGCAGACATTCTCGATGACGATCAGCGTGCCGGCGATATCATTCTCCGATTGAGGGGGCTGCTTAAGAAGCGCAGCGAGATTGATTGGCAGGAGTTCGACCTCAATGAGGTAATCCACAGCGCGATCCGCATTCTCCACCCCGAAGCCGAACGGCGAAACATCCTGGTAAGCTCCAGCGGCCCGACGGAGGAATTGCATGTCCGAGCCGACAAGGTCCATATCCAGCAAGTCATTCTCAACCTCGCAACCAATGCGATGGATGCCATGCTCGACGTGGCGGCGACCGAGAGAAGGCTGGTGGTCCAGACCCGTCTCACCCAGGAATCCAAGGTCGAGCTGTCGATTTCCGATACCGGCCGCGGCATCCCCAGCGAAAAGCTCGTCGGTGTTTTTGAGGCATTCTATACGACGAAGCCGACCGGCACCGGGCTTGGTCTTCCGATCGCACGGATGATCGTCGAAGCCTACGCCGGCAAGATATGGGCGGACAACAATCCGGAGGGCGGCGCGGTTTTCCGTTTCGTCCTGCCGCTTGCGCGGAGTCGATAG